A single window of Candidatus Flexicrinis affinis DNA harbors:
- a CDS encoding DUF1957 domain-containing protein — translation MTYRGTFMFVLHSHLPYARLAGRWPHGEEWIHEAAAETYVPLLETLYDLAEEGVHYKINIGITPILAEQLADPLILQHFEEYLDERIAAARRDILFFSGLPVDSEQPLRAEGRVVVTDEKQTAIDSRIVTEQRAAVEAEAEAGGNPPRPSVVTTYEPVPTAEPHLRYLAEWYKIHYENVKRAFKNRFGRDIIGAFRQLQDDGFVEIITSAATHAYLPLLGRDSTISAQLQAGKASYQRLFGRHARSFWLPECAYRPAYYSRGQLRVGLETFLAEQDFTVFFTEAQTITGGQPIGMAAGDIVGPYGQIKRRYVIPAVNDMPKRDTSTFQAYFVSDSAAGEGALHHSGVAILGRNAATGQQVWSAHLGYPGDFDYREFHKKAGTSGFKYWRVTGANYDLAVKDYYHPDWAAYKVEQHAEHFAHLVADQLREHYTETGSPGVVVSSYDTELFGHWWFEGVLWIEKVLRHLANDPSIELKTASEYVHAEPPSSVLHIPESSWGAGGNHFTWNNTDTRWMWAPIHEAELRMEGLVIRYPDPTPEECTVLNQAAREALLMQSSDWPFLVTTGQARDYAIQRFNQHLERFTKLADSLDRKKPDVALAEQYFELDKVFPDIDYRWFRARE, via the coding sequence GTGACGTATCGCGGCACCTTCATGTTTGTCCTTCACAGTCATCTGCCGTATGCGCGCCTTGCGGGGCGCTGGCCGCATGGCGAGGAATGGATACACGAGGCTGCAGCGGAGACGTACGTCCCACTTCTTGAGACTCTGTACGATCTGGCCGAGGAAGGCGTTCACTACAAGATCAACATCGGCATTACGCCGATCTTGGCCGAACAGCTTGCCGATCCGCTGATCTTGCAGCACTTCGAAGAGTATCTGGACGAACGTATTGCCGCAGCGCGGCGCGATATTCTGTTCTTCAGCGGCCTGCCTGTCGACTCTGAACAGCCCCTGCGTGCCGAAGGCCGCGTGGTGGTCACGGATGAGAAGCAGACCGCGATCGATTCGCGCATCGTCACCGAACAGCGTGCGGCAGTCGAGGCGGAAGCCGAGGCCGGCGGCAACCCGCCGCGTCCGTCAGTCGTGACGACGTATGAGCCGGTGCCAACCGCCGAGCCGCACCTGCGCTATCTTGCCGAGTGGTACAAAATCCACTACGAGAACGTGAAGCGTGCGTTCAAGAATCGCTTTGGTCGCGACATTATCGGCGCGTTTCGTCAACTTCAGGACGACGGTTTCGTCGAGATCATCACCAGTGCCGCCACGCATGCCTATCTGCCTCTGCTCGGCCGCGACAGCACGATCTCGGCACAGCTTCAAGCGGGAAAGGCGTCGTATCAGCGGTTGTTTGGACGGCACGCGCGCAGCTTTTGGCTGCCGGAGTGTGCGTATCGGCCGGCGTACTACTCGCGTGGGCAGCTGCGAGTCGGGCTGGAGACATTCCTCGCGGAGCAGGACTTTACGGTCTTCTTCACCGAAGCCCAGACGATCACAGGGGGACAGCCGATAGGAATGGCAGCTGGCGACATCGTCGGCCCTTATGGGCAGATCAAGCGTCGCTATGTCATCCCGGCCGTCAACGACATGCCGAAGCGCGATACGTCGACGTTTCAAGCGTACTTCGTGAGCGACAGCGCGGCCGGAGAGGGTGCGCTGCATCACTCCGGGGTCGCCATACTCGGGCGCAATGCCGCGACCGGCCAGCAAGTGTGGAGCGCCCACCTCGGGTATCCCGGCGATTTCGATTATCGAGAATTCCACAAGAAGGCCGGAACCAGCGGATTCAAGTACTGGCGGGTCACTGGTGCGAACTACGACCTAGCGGTGAAGGACTACTATCACCCGGACTGGGCGGCATACAAGGTCGAGCAGCATGCGGAGCACTTTGCCCATCTCGTGGCCGACCAACTTCGCGAGCACTATACGGAGACCGGTTCACCCGGCGTCGTCGTCTCGAGCTATGACACCGAGCTGTTCGGCCATTGGTGGTTCGAAGGCGTGCTGTGGATTGAAAAAGTGCTTAGGCATCTGGCGAACGACCCGAGCATCGAGCTCAAGACCGCGAGCGAGTACGTGCATGCGGAACCGCCGTCGAGCGTCCTTCACATTCCTGAGAGTTCGTGGGGTGCAGGTGGCAATCACTTCACGTGGAACAACACGGACACCCGTTGGATGTGGGCGCCGATCCACGAAGCAGAACTTCGCATGGAGGGGCTTGTCATTCGCTATCCAGACCCCACGCCGGAGGAATGCACAGTGCTCAATCAGGCCGCGCGAGAGGCGCTCCTGATGCAAAGCTCGGATTGGCCGTTTCTTGTGACGACGGGGCAGGCCCGCGATTACGCCATTCAGAGATTCAATCAGCACCTCGAACGGTTCACGAAGCTGGCCGATAGTCTGGATCGCAAGAAGCCGGATGTGGCGCTTGCGGAGCAGTACTTCGAACTCGACAAAGTGTTCCCGGACATCGACTATCGATGGTTCCGCGCCCGCGAGTAA
- a CDS encoding response regulator encodes MNWLIAEDEADIRNLVGIMCTVWGHTPITFESGQRVWEWLDQVEAGEITTGLPDFALMDIRMPGRRGSELSQRMRSIEALKGIPIVLMTAFVLGDEDIDRIKQEYGVDHIINKPLPDFDRLGTVLHDIIKQKQEA; translated from the coding sequence GTGAACTGGCTGATCGCAGAAGACGAAGCCGATATTCGAAATTTGGTCGGAATCATGTGCACGGTGTGGGGGCACACGCCGATCACGTTTGAGTCCGGCCAGAGAGTCTGGGAGTGGCTGGATCAAGTCGAAGCCGGTGAAATCACGACCGGCTTACCCGACTTTGCCCTCATGGACATTCGAATGCCCGGCCGGCGCGGCAGCGAGCTTTCCCAGCGCATGCGCTCGATCGAGGCGCTGAAAGGCATTCCGATTGTGCTGATGACGGCCTTCGTTCTGGGTGACGAAGATATCGACCGGATCAAGCAGGAATACGGCGTCGATCACATCATCAACAAACCACTGCCGGACTTCGATCGGCTGGGTACCGTGCTACACGACATTATCAAACAGAAGCAGGAGGCATAG
- a CDS encoding PAS domain-containing sensor histidine kinase, with protein sequence MGGPGDPPEIVRVEGIGENTGNLFERLLGGVRQGSKPGRASVDKQRLLELRADRLSQALRDKEHDLERLRGALNSLEDGALVLDADGSVVFMNGPARDLIGFEDDLYNSEFGMALKGIQARASDAGGVTPSDQPERIEVHGQPLVLRTAAITGDEGQALGTVVFVRDVNSDQVSKQLRNHFLTSISHELRTPMQAVKGAADLLIGKVQDDPRSAQLVETLAHNVDVLDRMVVEMLDLAEMGAGTFQPLVGPVDLPRLMSSILHGMMPDVRQAQLEIRLMVRNAVALEFEADEARLRWAVGHLLRNAIQYTEPDGCIWVAVGLDDPAGEAIAIDIVDTGVGISDDDLPRIFDRFYRGTAVAADGSRIEPRGLGQGLFIAREVAAVHGGTVSVESQVGRGSSFTIVLPRNYFD encoded by the coding sequence TTGGGCGGCCCGGGCGATCCGCCCGAGATCGTACGTGTCGAGGGGATCGGCGAGAACACCGGCAATCTCTTCGAGCGCTTGTTGGGCGGAGTCAGACAAGGATCCAAACCCGGGCGCGCGTCGGTCGACAAGCAGCGCCTGTTGGAGCTGCGTGCCGACCGGCTGAGCCAAGCACTGCGAGACAAAGAGCACGATCTCGAACGCCTACGCGGGGCGCTTAACTCACTGGAAGACGGTGCGCTCGTACTTGACGCTGACGGCAGCGTGGTCTTCATGAACGGCCCAGCACGCGACCTGATCGGGTTTGAGGACGACCTGTACAACAGCGAGTTTGGCATGGCGCTAAAGGGGATTCAGGCACGTGCCTCAGACGCGGGCGGCGTCACACCGTCCGATCAGCCCGAACGCATCGAAGTCCACGGCCAACCACTCGTGCTGAGAACTGCCGCCATCACCGGCGACGAGGGGCAAGCGCTCGGAACCGTCGTATTCGTGCGCGACGTCAACAGCGATCAAGTCTCCAAGCAGCTTCGCAATCACTTTCTGACGTCCATTTCGCATGAGCTTCGCACGCCGATGCAGGCGGTCAAGGGCGCGGCGGACTTGCTCATCGGAAAGGTTCAGGACGATCCACGCTCGGCCCAGCTCGTCGAGACGCTGGCCCATAACGTCGATGTCCTCGACCGGATGGTCGTCGAGATGCTCGACTTGGCTGAAATGGGTGCCGGCACGTTCCAACCGTTGGTGGGGCCGGTCGACTTGCCACGGCTCATGTCGAGCATACTGCACGGGATGATGCCCGACGTGCGTCAGGCACAGCTCGAAATACGTCTGATGGTCCGCAATGCGGTCGCACTCGAATTCGAGGCTGACGAGGCGCGCCTGCGGTGGGCAGTCGGCCATTTGCTCCGGAATGCCATTCAGTACACCGAACCGGATGGCTGTATATGGGTGGCCGTCGGTCTAGACGATCCTGCCGGCGAGGCGATCGCGATCGACATCGTGGATACCGGCGTCGGCATTTCCGACGACGATTTGCCACGCATCTTCGACCGCTTCTACCGCGGCACGGCCGTCGCGGCAGACGGGTCGCGGATCGAGCCGCGCGGGTTAGGACAGGGGCTGTTCATCGCCCGCGAAGTCGCGGCGGTGCATGGCGGTACGGTCTCGGTCGAGAGTCAGGTCGGTCGTGGCAGCAGCTTCACGATCGTGCTTCCGCGCAACTATTTCGACTAA
- a CDS encoding YbaK/EbsC family protein gives MTEPWTSDHVQRVLDELASDVQITHFSESTATSQLAAEQIGCELGQIAKSILFMVDGKPVLVIASGDQRIDDRKLAARFDVSRKRVRTATADECVAITGYLPGGVPPFGHKTPELTRFIDQSLGRYELVYAAAGSSTSIMPVGYERLVHLAGGQVADFAKDNGTSDAQA, from the coding sequence ATGACCGAACCATGGACGTCCGATCACGTTCAGCGCGTGCTTGACGAATTGGCAAGCGATGTTCAGATCACACACTTTTCCGAGTCTACTGCCACGTCACAGCTTGCGGCCGAGCAAATCGGTTGTGAGTTGGGACAGATCGCCAAGAGCATTCTGTTCATGGTCGATGGCAAACCGGTGCTTGTGATCGCGTCGGGCGACCAGCGCATCGACGACCGCAAGCTGGCAGCACGCTTCGACGTGTCTCGCAAACGCGTTCGCACGGCAACGGCCGATGAATGCGTGGCGATCACCGGCTATCTGCCCGGCGGCGTGCCCCCGTTCGGGCACAAGACCCCCGAGCTGACGCGATTCATCGATCAGTCGCTGGGTCGTTACGAACTGGTCTACGCAGCGGCAGGCAGCAGTACGTCGATTATGCCAGTCGGCTACGAGCGGCTCGTCCACCTAGCGGGGGGGCAGGTCGCTGATTTCGCCAAAGACAACGGAACGAGCGACGCTCAGGCTTGA